The Babylonia areolata isolate BAREFJ2019XMU chromosome 17, ASM4173473v1, whole genome shotgun sequence genome has a window encoding:
- the LOC143291752 gene encoding GTPase IMAP family member 4-like, whose product MTKVLISEGPSSPCALSCPARKRVMSGEVSNVNDRSVSVWTDGATFPEGPGRYGTCKETPADYTILVVGKTGSGKSRLCNLILGEEGFKVGRGMSATTTTASSHDVVKGNIRIKVVDTPDITNLGLNDQQKGQEVYKWRQLTESNPSIVLLTVRCDIRYTPEEHAIYREIMALWPWLKKRLMVAFTFGDRQDVPLELELQTVCPELKSVLSDAGNEYVVCYKADDQMKGRLTSEVVNAIERRKRGPVVNRPLRRVCPIVGLVCFILLSVAFILSSYDYDDEVPQEVDYALGGAAFLVAVVGFLFATWLVIRRSARRILNV is encoded by the exons ATGACGAAAGTGCTTATCAGTGAAGGACCATCGTCTCCCTGTG CGCTGTCCTGTCCAGCCCGAAAAAGAGTCATGTCTGGGGAAGTGAGCAACGTGAATGACCggtctgtgtcagtgtggacTGACGGTGCTACGTTTCCTGAAG GGCCAGGGCGTTATGGCACATGTAAGGAGACACCAGCTGACTACACCATCTTGGTGGTGGGCAAGACAGGCAGTGGAAAGAGCAGGCTGTGCAACCTCATCCTGGGAGAGGAAGGGTTCAAGGTGGGTCGTGGGATGTCAGCCACCACCACGACCGCCAGCAGTCACGACGTTGTCAAGGGCAACATACGAatcaag GTGGTGGACACCCCAGACATCACCAACCTCGGATTGAACGACCAGCAGAAAGGTCAGGAGGTGTACAAATGGCGACAGCTGACCGAGTCCAACCCGTCCATTGTCCTTCTCACCGTCCGCTGTGACATCCGCTACACGCCGGAAGAGCACGCCATCTACCGGGAGATCATGGCGCTGTGGCCCTGGCTGAAGAAACGACTGATGGTGGCCTTCACCTTTGGAGACCGTCAGGACGTGCCCTTGGAGCTGGAACTGCAGACAGTGTGTCCTGAGCTGAAGAGCGTGCTGAGTGATGCTGGCAATGAGTATGTCGTCTGTTACAAG GCTGACGATCAAATGAAAGGCCGACTGACCTCCGAAGTTGTGAACGCTATTGAACGTCGGAAGAGAGGACCGGTGGTCAACAGACCACTACGGCGTGTGTGTCCAATCGTAGGTCTGGTGTGCTTTATTTTGCTCAGCGTTGCCTTCATTCTTTCctcttatgattatgatgatgaggtaCCGCAAGAAGTTGACTATGCTCTCGGTGGGGCAGCTTTTCTGGTTGCTGTCGTCGGATTTCTGTTCGCAACTTGGCTTGTTATTCGGCGGTCAGCCCGACGCATCCTGAACGTGTAA